From a region of the Candidatus Jettenia caeni genome:
- a CDS encoding translocase TatC, with amino-acid sequence MEKVTREEEIDEIEKIRMTLGAHLEELRRRVVYSIIAIVLCFVFCWFFKVQILDIAKKPHRFAMGKAGLSSELQVLSYQEGFYAYMKLCFITSVFIAYPFVIYQIWQFVRAGLYKKEKKYILLFLPISYLAFVVGGVFGYFLLIPFGLQFLIGILGPGIQPIITMQQYVSFVFMLTVALGLVFQLPLVMLLLSKIGIVSPDKFIAWRKYAILVIFIIAAIVTPPDPFTQTMTAVPMIILYELGILIARPTKKGFILLGTAVGCGAIAVVGVYFYFTHRGGEINVSNPYGDIQILYPGDRGWKKVSGHMSFQKGITLKTGKGGRTVLSTKKGVNVGMDTNTEAHFFDSWKMQLKTGQILISMKESEIPLEVDTPNGRIRMNKGTLNIQAKDIVTIVTAVNGEATLLIEGEEKKLLEGRQHKMSIGGEPVDIGAIINWSEGIVTKSDEQK; translated from the coding sequence GTGGAAAAGGTAACGAGAGAAGAAGAGATTGATGAAATCGAAAAAATAAGGATGACTTTAGGCGCACACCTTGAAGAGCTGCGACGCAGGGTGGTTTATTCCATTATCGCCATTGTTCTTTGCTTCGTATTCTGTTGGTTTTTTAAAGTGCAGATTTTGGATATAGCCAAAAAGCCCCATAGGTTTGCTATGGGAAAGGCAGGCCTTTCATCTGAGTTACAGGTGCTCAGCTATCAGGAGGGTTTTTATGCCTATATGAAATTGTGTTTTATAACATCGGTTTTTATCGCTTATCCGTTTGTCATCTACCAAATATGGCAATTTGTAAGGGCAGGGCTTTATAAAAAAGAGAAAAAATATATACTCCTCTTCCTTCCTATTTCATACCTTGCTTTCGTGGTAGGAGGAGTTTTTGGGTATTTTTTACTTATACCCTTTGGTCTGCAATTTTTAATCGGTATTCTTGGTCCGGGAATACAACCAATTATTACCATGCAGCAGTATGTTTCATTTGTGTTCATGCTGACTGTGGCATTAGGATTAGTATTTCAATTGCCTCTCGTTATGCTACTCCTGTCGAAGATTGGAATTGTTAGCCCTGACAAATTCATTGCATGGAGAAAGTATGCCATCTTAGTAATATTTATTATTGCTGCTATAGTTACTCCACCCGATCCTTTTACACAGACTATGACTGCAGTTCCCATGATCATTCTCTACGAACTAGGAATCCTTATCGCAAGACCTACAAAAAAAGGATTTATTCTCCTGGGTACCGCTGTTGGTTGTGGAGCTATTGCTGTGGTTGGGGTATATTTTTATTTTACCCATAGGGGTGGAGAGATTAATGTGTCGAATCCGTATGGGGATATTCAGATTTTATATCCGGGCGATAGAGGGTGGAAGAAGGTATCAGGCCATATGTCCTTTCAGAAAGGTATTACCCTGAAAACTGGCAAGGGAGGGAGAACCGTCTTATCTACAAAAAAGGGGGTGAATGTAGGGATGGACACAAATACTGAAGCGCATTTTTTTGATTCCTGGAAGATGCAACTAAAAACCGGTCAAATCCTCATTTCGATGAAGGAATCGGAAATACCCTTAGAAGTTGATACCCCGAATGGGCGGATACGGATGAATAAGGGTACTTTAAATATCCAGGCGAAGGATATTGTTACTATTGTGACAGCCGTAAATGGCGAGGCTACTCTATTGATAGAAGGGGAAGAGAAAAAATTATTGGAAGGACGGCAACATAAGATGTCCATAGGCGGCGAACCTGTGGATATTGGGGCTATTATCAATTGGTCAGAGGGTATAGTAACGAAATCTGATGAGCAAAAGTGA
- a CDS encoding putative phosphotransferase yields MRNRTIARELALQALYQLDLRGDGIFDEVDTFCKKNTDKPDIYRFAILLVDGCRSHLKEIDEKISSVTEHWELHRMAIIDKNILRLGVYELLYRDDIPPKVSINEAIELAKKFSTKNSGTFVNGILDKIYTQFGNGELKDNVSDPVFQNIVEVNYGNSDLHIHTNYSDGTMTPEEVVDEALLSGVSTIAITDHDTIEGVGIALRYGNNKNLNIIPGIELSSYLSPSEVHILGYFIDIHNTSLQKMLKRAHEDRLKRIYTIVEKLHNLNVDIDAEEVLTLAGKGSPGRMHVAEVIWKHGYCSTILEAFLKYIGDNGPAYVPKKTFTPREAIELIKEAHGASVLAHPGLTQRDHIIEDLVKDGLQGIEVYYPAHSPQTIKKYLKIAEKYDLAVTGGSDFHGERKIDTPIAKVTVPEEFVHKLRQKCSSQ; encoded by the coding sequence ATGCGTAATAGAACGATTGCTCGTGAACTTGCCCTTCAAGCTCTTTATCAACTTGACCTGCGTGGTGACGGAATATTTGATGAGGTCGATACCTTCTGTAAAAAAAATACAGATAAGCCTGACATATATAGATTTGCCATATTGCTTGTTGACGGTTGCCGGTCACATCTCAAAGAAATAGATGAAAAGATATCCAGTGTTACAGAACATTGGGAATTACACCGCATGGCCATTATTGATAAAAATATTCTCCGCTTAGGAGTCTACGAACTTTTGTACAGGGACGATATTCCACCAAAGGTTTCAATTAATGAGGCCATTGAGCTTGCCAAAAAGTTCAGCACGAAAAATTCAGGAACTTTTGTAAATGGAATTCTCGATAAGATCTACACACAATTCGGAAACGGAGAGTTGAAAGATAACGTTTCTGATCCTGTTTTCCAGAATATAGTAGAAGTTAATTATGGAAATTCCGATTTACACATACATACAAATTACTCCGATGGTACAATGACACCTGAAGAGGTAGTTGATGAGGCGCTTCTGTCTGGTGTTTCAACTATCGCTATTACAGACCACGATACTATTGAGGGTGTTGGTATTGCGCTCCGTTACGGAAATAATAAAAACCTGAATATTATTCCTGGTATAGAACTCTCTTCATACCTCAGTCCTTCAGAGGTTCATATCCTTGGATATTTTATCGACATCCATAATACCTCTCTGCAAAAGATGTTAAAACGAGCTCATGAAGACAGGTTAAAACGTATTTATACTATAGTTGAAAAACTCCATAACCTGAATGTTGACATTGATGCGGAGGAAGTCCTTACCTTAGCAGGGAAAGGCTCGCCAGGGCGTATGCATGTAGCAGAGGTAATATGGAAACATGGTTATTGCAGCACTATTTTAGAGGCATTTTTAAAATATATAGGGGACAATGGGCCTGCATACGTTCCTAAAAAAACGTTTACACCACGAGAGGCTATTGAATTGATTAAAGAGGCTCATGGAGCATCAGTTCTGGCCCATCCGGGACTCACCCAAAGAGATCACATTATTGAAGATTTGGTAAAAGACGGTTTACAAGGAATTGAAGTATATTATCCAGCTCATTCCCCACAAACTATTAAGAAATATCTCAAGATAGCAGAAAAATACGATTTGGCCGTAACCGGTGGCTCTGATTTTCATGGAGAGAGAAAAATAGACACCCCCATTGCTAAAGTTACGGTACCAGAGGAGTTTGTTCATAAGCTTAGACAAAAATGCTCTTCTCAATGA
- a CDS encoding 6,7-dimethyl-8-ribityllumazine synthase: protein MAIYEGNSLKLMGIEFCGNLIGTGKKFGIVVSRFNNFITKRLLDGALDGLIRHGVKEEDIDIFWVPGSYEIPGAALKVAQNGKYDAVICLGAVIRGETPHFDYIASESAKGIAQVGLSTGIPTIYGVITTETLEQAIDRAGAKTGNKGAEAALSAIEMVNLFDQIQSCIKSAKKV, encoded by the coding sequence TTGGCTATCTATGAGGGGAACTCTCTGAAACTTATGGGTATTGAATTCTGTGGAAATTTAATTGGCACAGGGAAGAAATTTGGAATTGTTGTTAGCCGATTTAACAATTTTATAACAAAGCGTTTATTGGATGGTGCACTAGATGGACTTATCAGGCACGGTGTAAAAGAAGAGGATATTGATATTTTCTGGGTCCCTGGCTCTTATGAGATACCAGGCGCCGCTCTTAAAGTAGCACAGAATGGAAAATATGATGCGGTAATTTGCCTCGGCGCTGTTATCCGCGGCGAAACACCTCATTTTGATTATATTGCAAGCGAATCAGCTAAAGGTATTGCACAGGTTGGTTTGTCTACCGGTATTCCAACTATTTATGGCGTTATTACAACAGAGACCTTGGAACAAGCCATTGACCGGGCTGGAGCAAAAACTGGCAATAAAGGCGCAGAGGCTGCTTTATCAGCCATAGAAATGGTAAACCTTTTTGATCAAATACAATCCTGTATAAAATCAGCTAAAAAGGTTTAA
- a CDS encoding cell division protein yields the protein MGLASKKGKKAMVDNKIEMIETQKIKTGLKKKRVSFWYRLKNFTVESRKTVIIENGVVRLVPIEPEVSVIEEETALIEIDTEESPISPDTPDTQGAIKKPVSALSETAVIEVDTEEIISTPTETTVIETEEQVSVLPETAVTEDDAEKQALASSETAVMEEEVETPIPSLQETAVIEDRIKSEKLKKGLEKTRNRFWSRLKGVFSFRRTIDESVLEELEDILIGADIGVKPVQRLMQEIHEAWKSKTINETTQIHDFIKSRLKEDLQSWQIDINYAPTPPTVIMVVGVNGVGKTTSIAKLASLFIKEGKRVMVAAGDTFRAAAADQLDIWSKRIGADIVKHQTGSDPAAVTYDALEASISRGIDILIVDTAGRLHTHENLMNELSKIKRVISKRSPGAPHEVLMVLDATTGQNAISQAKMFKQAVDITGIFLAKIDGTAKGGVVLGMRNEINIPVKFIGLGEKADDIEKFNPDAFVNALFEQ from the coding sequence ATGGGACTGGCCTCAAAAAAAGGCAAAAAAGCCATGGTTGACAATAAAATAGAAATGATAGAGACTCAAAAGATAAAAACGGGTTTGAAAAAAAAGCGAGTCAGCTTTTGGTATCGGCTAAAAAACTTCACAGTAGAATCTCGAAAAACGGTCATTATAGAAAATGGTGTTGTAAGATTAGTTCCCATCGAACCTGAAGTTTCTGTTATCGAAGAAGAAACTGCTCTTATTGAAATTGATACCGAAGAATCCCCTATTTCACCCGATACTCCTGATACGCAAGGTGCTATAAAAAAACCTGTATCAGCACTATCAGAAACAGCAGTTATAGAAGTTGATACTGAAGAAATCATTTCTACTCCAACAGAAACGACAGTTATTGAAACTGAAGAACAGGTTTCTGTCCTGCCAGAAACTGCTGTAACTGAAGATGATGCTGAAAAACAAGCTTTGGCTTCATCTGAAACTGCTGTTATGGAAGAGGAGGTCGAAACACCCATTCCATCCCTGCAAGAAACGGCGGTTATAGAAGACAGGATCAAATCTGAAAAGCTAAAAAAAGGATTAGAAAAAACCCGGAACCGTTTCTGGTCCCGATTAAAAGGTGTTTTTTCTTTTAGAAGAACTATCGATGAATCTGTGCTTGAAGAACTGGAAGATATCCTGATTGGTGCAGATATAGGGGTAAAACCTGTTCAAAGACTCATGCAGGAAATACATGAAGCATGGAAATCTAAAACAATAAATGAAACAACACAAATACATGATTTCATAAAAAGTAGATTAAAAGAAGATCTACAGTCCTGGCAAATCGATATTAATTATGCTCCCACACCCCCAACCGTCATTATGGTAGTGGGAGTTAATGGTGTAGGAAAAACTACATCCATAGCAAAACTTGCAAGTCTTTTCATCAAAGAGGGTAAAAGGGTAATGGTCGCTGCAGGCGATACTTTTAGGGCTGCAGCAGCAGATCAATTGGATATTTGGAGTAAACGTATCGGAGCAGATATCGTAAAACATCAAACCGGTTCTGATCCTGCAGCAGTAACTTATGATGCATTAGAAGCCAGTATTTCAAGGGGTATTGACATATTAATTGTGGATACTGCCGGACGCCTTCATACCCATGAGAACCTTATGAATGAATTAAGTAAAATAAAACGAGTTATTTCGAAAAGATCTCCCGGGGCGCCTCATGAGGTGTTAATGGTACTCGATGCTACAACAGGGCAAAATGCAATTTCCCAGGCAAAAATGTTTAAGCAAGCTGTTGATATTACAGGAATATTTCTTGCTAAAATAGATGGTACTGCAAAGGGCGGCGTTGTATTAGGCATGCGTAATGAAATAAACATTCCCGTAAAATTTATCGGATTGGGAGAAAAAGCGGATGATATAGAAAAATTTAATCCTGACGCATTCGTAAATGCCTTATTTGAACAGTAG
- a CDS encoding succinate dehydrogenase iron-sulfur protein, giving the protein MQKDNILFHIFRFDPDNDKKPYLQEFKIPVTRKDQTVLEGLFYIQQRLDNSLAFRSSCRAAICGSCAMHINGKYRLACNTLISKLTSDIITIRPLAHMAIHKDLFVDMGPFWKNYEYIKPYLMPNKPLPATREQIQNPEERSRIDILIDCILCACCHSSCPVTASHEKYLGPMALLNMDRFVSDTRDGAREERLTMVNNEHGVWRCHTVFNCQEVCPKDLNPSGSIAHLKMKIVKNKI; this is encoded by the coding sequence ATGCAAAAAGATAACATTCTCTTCCATATCTTCCGTTTTGATCCCGATAATGATAAAAAACCCTATTTGCAGGAATTTAAAATTCCCGTCACACGGAAAGATCAAACAGTACTTGAGGGGCTGTTTTACATTCAACAGCGATTGGACAACTCATTAGCTTTTCGCTCCTCCTGCAGGGCTGCAATTTGTGGTTCCTGCGCCATGCATATCAATGGAAAATATCGCCTGGCCTGTAACACCTTAATATCGAAACTTACATCAGATATCATTACAATACGGCCACTTGCCCATATGGCTATTCACAAAGACCTTTTTGTTGACATGGGGCCTTTCTGGAAAAACTACGAATATATAAAACCGTACCTGATGCCTAACAAACCATTACCAGCAACAAGAGAACAGATCCAGAACCCGGAAGAAAGATCGAGAATAGACATCCTGATTGATTGTATCCTGTGCGCCTGTTGTCATTCTTCATGTCCTGTTACAGCATCACACGAAAAGTACCTGGGTCCGATGGCTCTTCTTAACATGGACCGGTTCGTATCAGATACGCGGGACGGCGCAAGAGAAGAACGGTTGACAATGGTAAATAATGAACATGGGGTGTGGCGTTGCCATACAGTCTTTAACTGTCAGGAAGTATGCCCTAAAGATTTAAATCCATCTGGCTCTATTGCTCACTTAAAAATGAAAATAGTTAAAAACAAAATTTAG